AAGTGGTACGAGATTGCGCGGCTGAACCATTCTTTTGAAGAGGGGCTAGAGCAAGTGACAGCTGAATATATTGCAACAGAGAATGAAGGAATTGTCGTCATAAACCGAGGCTTTGATCCGATAGAAAGTGAGTGGCAACAAGCAGAAGGTAAAGCTTTTATGGTTAGCCATAGTGACATCGGACATTTGCAAGTGTCATTTTTCGGACCTTTTTATAGTTCTTACGTTATCTTCGGTCTGGACAAAGAAAACTATCAGTATGCTTATGTCTCTGGCCCTACGGAAGATTATTTGTGGTTGCTCGCAAGAACACCCAAAGTTGAAACAAAAATCATTGAGCGATTTGTTAAAAGCGCACAATCTAGGGGGTTTGATACGCAGCAACTTATTTACGTAGCACATGATTGACGTAAGAGATGAAAAAATAATTCATCGAGAAAAAAACATTAACTAAGTGTAAATAAATGTCAATATAAG
The genomic region above belongs to Vibrio ponticus and contains:
- a CDS encoding lipocalin family protein; this translates as MKWILVLCSLLWLTGCLGMPETVKPVDKFELERYTGKWYEIARLNHSFEEGLEQVTAEYIATENEGIVVINRGFDPIESEWQQAEGKAFMVSHSDIGHLQVSFFGPFYSSYVIFGLDKENYQYAYVSGPTEDYLWLLARTPKVETKIIERFVKSAQSRGFDTQQLIYVAHD